A genomic region of Cannabis sativa cultivar Pink pepper isolate KNU-18-1 chromosome 1, ASM2916894v1, whole genome shotgun sequence contains the following coding sequences:
- the LOC115706702 gene encoding uncharacterized protein LOC115706702, with protein sequence MEIMEVNAGNSPSNGKQASEHPNLANTNKKPAEKEIKTSVFVNYAAIAWNESRKEWVGDKSQQVKRMAKDPIISWSTAYEDLLSTHEPFPEPIPLPEMVDFLVDIWHDEGLFD encoded by the exons ATGGAAATAATGGAGGTGAATGCTGGAAACTCCCCTTCCAATGGAAAACAAGCCTCGGAACACCCCAATTTAGCCAATACCAATAAAAAACCTgcagaaaaagaaataaagacaTCTGTTTTTGTCAACTACG CTGCCATTGCTTGGAATGAGAGTAGAAAAGAGTGGGTTGGAGATAAGTCTCAGCAGGTAAAAAGGATGGCAAAGGATCCAATCATAAG CTGGTCAACTGCATATGAAGATTTACTCTCAACTCATGAACCTTTTCCTGAGCCAATTCCTTTACCT GAGATGGTGGATTTCTTAGTAGATATTTGGCATGATGAAGGCCTTTTCGATTAG